A region of Mammaliicoccus sp. Dog046 DNA encodes the following proteins:
- the rocD gene encoding ornithine--oxo-acid transaminase has translation MNQFIELTEKYSPNNYSPLDIVLTEGKGAHVKDSEGNTYIDCVAGFSVLNQGHCHPAIIKAFLDQSQKITMTSRALYSDNLGKWEEKICKLANKNKVLPMNTGTEAVETAIKVATKWAQDVKGINAKEAEIIAMEGNFHGRTIGSLSLSSNDSYKEGFGVLAGNVKYSEFGNVEHIKSLITPQTTAIIMEPIQGEGGVNIPPKHFIKEVKALCEANNILLIADEIQVGLGRTGKMFAMEWEDVEPDMYLLGKALGGGLYPISAIVANDDVMQVLTPGTHGSTFGGNPLACAVSIAALDVLIDEDLAERSRQLGEKLLSGLQSIDSSMIKEVRGRGLFIGLELNEPAQSIVSSINQQGVLCKETQGNIIRLAPPLVIDEGDIDTIISVITQTIEEKSKQTT, from the coding sequence ATGAATCAGTTCATTGAATTAACAGAGAAATATAGCCCGAATAATTATAGTCCGTTAGATATCGTTTTAACTGAAGGTAAAGGGGCACACGTCAAAGACTCAGAAGGAAATACGTATATTGATTGTGTAGCAGGATTCTCAGTACTAAACCAAGGACATTGTCATCCAGCAATTATCAAAGCTTTTCTAGATCAAAGTCAAAAGATTACAATGACTTCTAGGGCATTGTATAGTGATAATTTAGGTAAATGGGAAGAAAAAATTTGTAAATTAGCAAATAAAAACAAAGTATTACCAATGAATACAGGTACAGAAGCGGTAGAAACAGCAATTAAAGTAGCTACTAAATGGGCACAAGATGTTAAAGGCATTAATGCGAAAGAGGCAGAAATTATTGCGATGGAAGGAAACTTTCACGGTAGAACAATCGGTTCGTTATCTTTATCATCAAACGATAGTTACAAAGAAGGATTCGGAGTACTTGCAGGTAATGTGAAATATAGTGAATTTGGTAATGTAGAACATATTAAATCACTCATTACGCCACAAACAACTGCAATTATAATGGAACCTATTCAAGGTGAAGGTGGCGTGAATATTCCACCTAAACATTTCATTAAAGAAGTTAAAGCATTGTGTGAAGCGAATAACATCTTATTAATCGCAGATGAAATCCAAGTAGGTTTAGGACGAACAGGAAAAATGTTTGCGATGGAATGGGAAGACGTTGAACCAGATATGTATTTATTAGGTAAAGCATTAGGTGGCGGATTATATCCGATTTCAGCAATTGTTGCTAATGATGATGTTATGCAAGTACTTACACCAGGTACACATGGATCTACATTTGGAGGAAATCCATTAGCTTGTGCGGTTTCAATCGCAGCATTGGATGTACTCATAGATGAAGATTTAGCAGAACGTTCTCGTCAATTAGGAGAAAAATTATTATCTGGATTACAAAGTATCGATAGTTCGATGATTAAGGAAGTGAGGGGACGCGGATTGTTTATTGGTCTTGAATTAAATGAACCAGCACAGTCAATTGTATCAAGCATTAATCAACAAGGTGTGTTATGTAAAGAAACACAAGGTAACATTATACGATTAGCCCCTCCATTAGTCATAGATGAAGGGGACATTGATACTATCATCAGTGTGATTACACAAACGATAGAAGAAAAATCAAAACAAACAACATAA
- a CDS encoding TIGR01777 family oxidoreductase: MDNILITGGTGLVGTELVQHYLNSNSEIYVLTRSDLKTSESRVHYINWSKENWEEHIPRINIVINLAGANLNQRWTAEHKAAIMNSRVESTQRLYDYFAKQGYGPEVLFNASAVGYYPPSKIVSYDEYDQFVAHDYLSTVASRWEQTARLFENIGTRVVVGRFGVVLSNKGGALPTMAKPYQFFVGGSLGSGEQWMSWIHIADLIKGITTLIDTQDSKGVYNMCSPNPVRQKDLGKAIGKVMHRPHWLPAPAIALKILLGEQSTIILDVQKVNPKRLGEQHFEFDFPEIESAMRDLLT, encoded by the coding sequence GTGGATAACATATTAATAACGGGTGGCACAGGATTAGTTGGAACTGAACTTGTACAGCATTATTTAAATTCAAATAGTGAGATATATGTTTTAACTAGAAGTGATTTGAAAACTTCGGAATCACGTGTGCATTACATTAATTGGTCAAAAGAAAACTGGGAAGAACATATACCCAGAATTAATATTGTCATCAATTTGGCTGGTGCGAATCTTAATCAAAGATGGACTGCTGAACATAAGGCAGCGATTATGAATAGTCGCGTTGAATCGACACAACGGTTGTATGATTACTTTGCGAAGCAGGGGTATGGACCTGAAGTATTGTTTAATGCAAGTGCTGTTGGATACTACCCGCCGTCTAAAATCGTTTCGTATGACGAATATGATCAATTTGTCGCACATGATTACTTGTCGACGGTTGCATCGAGATGGGAACAAACAGCACGATTGTTTGAAAATATAGGCACGAGGGTTGTTGTTGGTCGATTTGGTGTTGTGTTATCTAATAAAGGTGGCGCATTACCAACGATGGCTAAACCGTATCAGTTTTTTGTCGGTGGATCGCTTGGATCGGGAGAACAGTGGATGAGCTGGATTCATATTGCAGACTTAATTAAAGGTATTACCACGTTAATCGATACTCAAGATTCAAAAGGTGTTTACAATATGTGCAGTCCTAACCCTGTTCGTCAGAAAGATTTAGGTAAAGCGATTGGTAAAGTTATGCATAGACCACATTGGCTACCAGCACCAGCTATCGCATTAAAAATACTATTGGGAGAGCAGTCTACAATTATATTAGATGTTCAAAAAGTAAACCCAAAAAGATTGGGAGAACAGCACTTTGAATTTGATTTTCCTGAAATTGAAAGCGCAATGCGAGATTTATTAACATAA
- a CDS encoding multidrug efflux SMR transporter, whose product MAWFILVLAGIFEMLGVLFINIYAQRNNKLSLLGLALFFSLSFISLSIAMQTISMSTSYAVWTGIGAVGGAILGIVFYGESKSLKRLVFIGVILASTIGLKLIS is encoded by the coding sequence ATGGCGTGGTTCATTCTTGTATTAGCAGGCATATTTGAAATGTTAGGTGTTTTATTTATCAATATCTATGCACAGCGTAATAATAAATTGTCGTTATTGGGCTTGGCGTTATTTTTCTCATTGAGCTTTATTAGTTTATCTATTGCGATGCAAACCATATCTATGAGTACGAGCTACGCAGTTTGGACGGGCATTGGTGCAGTTGGTGGTGCTATTTTAGGTATTGTCTTTTACGGAGAGTCTAAATCATTGAAACGGCTCGTATTTATAGGTGTTATTCTCGCTAGTACGATTGGCTTGAAATTAATCAGTTAA
- a CDS encoding multidrug efflux SMR transporter: MNWLKIVIGALFEVGWVVGLTHANNTFEWILTIIAIVVSFYLLIHASKQLPVGTAYAVYVGLGASGVTIADFVFFGEPVIVGKVLLIVILIIGVVGLKLVTNEKEGA, from the coding sequence ATGAATTGGTTGAAAATTGTGATTGGTGCTTTATTTGAAGTAGGATGGGTTGTTGGTTTAACACATGCGAATAATACGTTTGAGTGGATATTAACGATTATTGCGATTGTAGTAAGTTTTTATTTATTAATTCATGCATCGAAACAATTACCTGTTGGCACGGCATATGCAGTATACGTTGGATTGGGTGCATCAGGTGTAACAATCGCTGACTTTGTATTCTTCGGTGAACCTGTTATCGTCGGAAAAGTATTGTTAATTGTAATATTAATTATTGGTGTTGTCGGATTGAAACTTGTGACAAATGAAAAGGAAGGTGCATAA
- a CDS encoding helix-turn-helix transcriptional regulator, whose amino-acid sequence MTTLNQTGFRIKQRREELGLSTHQLAKSINVNQSTISRYETGQTAKLPPSVVEKLSIALHTTPAYILGWVNVPEAFEDEEDSQIINDAIQLLRTMNKDKKRRVYQLIQDVASE is encoded by the coding sequence GTGACAACATTGAATCAAACAGGTTTTCGTATTAAGCAAAGACGAGAAGAACTCGGCTTAAGCACACACCAACTAGCTAAAAGCATCAACGTCAATCAATCAACCATCTCAAGATATGAAACAGGTCAAACAGCTAAATTACCCCCATCCGTTGTAGAGAAGTTATCTATCGCACTACATACAACACCTGCTTATATATTAGGGTGGGTAAATGTACCAGAAGCTTTTGAAGATGAAGAAGATTCTCAAATCATCAACGATGCTATACAACTATTAAGAACAATGAATAAAGATAAAAAACGTCGGGTATATCAATTAATACAAGATGTTGCTTCAGAATAG
- a CDS encoding SRPBCC domain-containing protein — translation MNVNYQTDTTHAYQTITINIQAPQAHIFKLLATTDGIQQWFPQLSFEEEKAGSRLLFDLGNDQYEYFNITDYEPKHHIAYTWDNGHVDFTLEETNENVQLTFKEALPYTFKTIGNDFTGWYFQIQSVKKLAETGQPLSQSDFDFASKTKEIEDILNI, via the coding sequence ATGAATGTAAATTATCAAACAGATACGACACACGCTTATCAAACGATTACAATTAATATTCAAGCACCTCAAGCACATATTTTTAAATTATTAGCTACGACAGATGGTATCCAACAATGGTTCCCACAACTGTCATTTGAAGAAGAGAAAGCAGGCAGTCGATTATTATTTGATTTAGGCAATGATCAATATGAATATTTCAATATTACTGATTATGAACCAAAGCATCACATTGCCTATACTTGGGATAACGGACACGTAGATTTCACACTTGAAGAAACAAATGAGAACGTGCAATTAACATTCAAAGAAGCACTCCCTTACACATTTAAGACGATTGGCAACGACTTTACAGGTTGGTATTTCCAAATACAAAGCGTTAAGAAACTTGCCGAAACCGGACAACCACTTTCGCAATCAGACTTCGATTTCGCTTCAAAAACAAAAGAAATAGAAGACATATTAAACATATAA
- a CDS encoding SDR family oxidoreductase has translation MAKLNNLQDKVVVITGGAKNLGGLLSQQFAEDGANIVIHYHNDSSEKQAQTLLENIESNGAKATLFKGDLTQVDNIKALFEHAQQTFGKVDIAINTVGKVLKKPIADITEAEFDNMQEVNNKSAYFFIQYAEKYMNNDGKIITLSTSLLSAYTGFYSTYAGEKAPIEHYTRAASKEFMERGISVNAVAPGPMDTPFFYPQEGEDAVAFHKSQALHNQLTDIKDIAPIIKFLSLDGWWINGQTLYANGGYTTR, from the coding sequence ATGGCTAAATTAAATAACTTGCAAGATAAAGTCGTTGTTATAACAGGGGGCGCAAAAAATCTAGGTGGCTTGCTCAGTCAACAATTTGCTGAAGACGGTGCAAACATTGTTATACATTACCATAATGATTCTTCAGAAAAACAAGCGCAAACATTATTAGAAAATATTGAATCCAATGGTGCCAAAGCGACCCTTTTCAAAGGTGATTTGACACAAGTTGATAACATCAAAGCACTATTCGAACATGCTCAACAAACATTCGGAAAAGTAGATATAGCAATAAACACTGTTGGTAAAGTATTAAAAAAACCAATCGCCGATATTACTGAAGCAGAATTTGATAACATGCAAGAAGTGAATAATAAATCAGCGTACTTCTTCATACAATATGCTGAAAAATATATGAATAACGATGGTAAAATCATTACACTGTCTACATCATTACTATCAGCATATACAGGTTTCTACTCTACTTATGCTGGTGAGAAAGCACCAATCGAACACTATACACGTGCCGCTTCTAAAGAATTCATGGAAAGAGGTATATCAGTTAACGCTGTCGCACCAGGTCCAATGGATACGCCATTTTTCTATCCACAAGAAGGAGAAGATGCTGTCGCTTTCCATAAATCCCAAGCACTGCATAATCAACTTACAGATATTAAAGACATTGCACCTATTATCAAATTTTTAAGTTTAGACGGCTGGTGGATCAATGGCCAAACATTGTATGCAAACGGTGGTTATACAACAAGATAG
- a CDS encoding MerR family transcriptional regulator, with product MNVNEASKSSGLSAHTIRYYDKEGLFPFIARDEHGYRNFNEEDMYWLEFIKCMRDTHMPLSKLREIATLFNQGTSTIEERRQIFLDHKQDLLEQKRLIENGLIKLEEKFKILDNEV from the coding sequence ATGAATGTCAACGAAGCTTCCAAAAGCTCAGGACTCAGTGCACATACAATACGATATTATGATAAAGAAGGACTCTTTCCCTTTATAGCGAGAGACGAGCATGGTTATCGAAACTTTAACGAAGAAGATATGTATTGGTTAGAATTTATTAAATGCATGAGAGATACACACATGCCCCTCTCAAAATTACGTGAGATCGCTACATTATTTAACCAAGGCACTTCTACGATAGAAGAAAGACGTCAAATATTCTTAGATCATAAACAAGATTTACTCGAACAAAAGAGATTAATAGAAAATGGATTAATTAAATTAGAAGAAAAATTTAAAATACTAGATAACGAAGTATAA
- a CDS encoding helix-turn-helix transcriptional regulator, with amino-acid sequence MNLSKQIIHLRREFHLSQEDLAEKIYVSRQTISNWERGKTYPDIESLLLLSDTFDVSLDYLVKGDIKAMERKISNASMNKYANIMVIFSILSAISLGPSIAYLPGYWCVIPPLLLWAIGMYAVNRVDRIKKNENIKTYKEIVAYMENGDLEEVRMQRNKVKDALSLIFTVAVYVGIFILIALGSMYLFQR; translated from the coding sequence ATGAATTTAAGTAAACAAATTATTCATTTAAGAAGAGAGTTTCATTTATCTCAAGAAGATTTAGCTGAAAAGATATATGTAAGCAGACAAACAATTTCAAACTGGGAGAGGGGAAAGACTTACCCGGATATTGAATCTCTATTATTACTGAGTGATACTTTCGATGTTTCCTTAGACTATTTAGTAAAGGGTGATATAAAAGCTATGGAAAGAAAAATTTCAAATGCAAGTATGAACAAATATGCTAATATAATGGTGATTTTTAGTATTTTGTCTGCGATTTCGCTTGGTCCTTCAATTGCTTATTTGCCAGGTTATTGGTGTGTTATACCCCCTCTGTTATTGTGGGCAATTGGAATGTATGCAGTAAATAGAGTTGACCGAATCAAGAAGAATGAAAATATAAAAACATATAAAGAGATTGTTGCATATATGGAAAATGGAGATTTGGAAGAGGTACGGATGCAGAGGAATAAAGTTAAAGATGCTTTATCATTAATATTTACTGTCGCAGTTTATGTTGGTATTTTTATTTTAATCGCGTTGGGATCGATGTATTTATTTCAAAGATAA
- a CDS encoding VOC family protein, with protein MNNNSIIHHVSIINHDAEESFNFYRNILGLDLLMKTVNQENYKMYHVFFADKYGRPGTEVTLFEMKEGKDNQFGANAFDRLLFKVPSEASLKYWESRFDELEVCHYGIESYADRSLIRFEGPDQTPLGLVVKHSHEDIESFNRDNASVIPYDHQILALDSVHARVRYPEASKQHFQDMYDWASAGQTKFFDTGLNATILHNNNSKMAHEIHFIYDTINPVEEQGFGGIHHVAISAETEQTLLEIEDALDQLNMVHSPIKNRGFFKSIYYQDPNQLLFEVATLKLKMEEITFEQQRFQDIPLYLPEHLEEKRSDIERQLQQGR; from the coding sequence ATGAATAATAACTCAATTATACACCATGTATCAATTATAAATCATGACGCAGAAGAATCATTTAATTTTTACCGTAATATATTAGGTTTAGATTTATTGATGAAAACTGTTAACCAAGAAAATTATAAAATGTATCATGTCTTTTTTGCAGATAAATACGGAAGACCTGGTACTGAAGTAACGTTGTTTGAAATGAAAGAAGGGAAGGATAATCAATTTGGTGCGAATGCATTTGATCGATTGCTCTTTAAAGTGCCTTCTGAAGCGTCATTGAAATATTGGGAATCACGTTTTGATGAATTGGAAGTATGTCATTATGGGATTGAATCTTACGCTGACCGCAGTCTTATTCGATTCGAAGGACCAGACCAAACGCCGCTTGGACTAGTTGTGAAGCATAGCCATGAAGACATCGAATCTTTCAATCGAGACAATGCGAGCGTGATACCGTATGATCACCAAATACTCGCTTTAGATTCTGTACACGCAAGAGTTAGATATCCAGAAGCGAGCAAACAACATTTTCAAGATATGTATGATTGGGCGTCAGCCGGACAGACAAAATTCTTTGATACAGGTTTAAATGCAACGATATTACATAATAACAATAGCAAGATGGCACATGAAATACATTTCATTTATGACACGATTAATCCAGTAGAAGAACAAGGATTTGGAGGTATACATCACGTAGCAATTTCCGCAGAAACAGAACAGACACTACTTGAAATCGAAGACGCACTAGATCAATTAAATATGGTACACTCACCTATTAAAAATCGAGGATTCTTTAAATCAATTTACTATCAAGATCCGAATCAGTTATTGTTTGAAGTTGCGACATTAAAGCTGAAAATGGAAGAAATAACATTCGAGCAACAAAGATTTCAAGACATCCCGCTATACTTACCAGAACATTTGGAAGAGAAAAGAAGTGACATAGAAAGACAATTGCAGCAAGGAAGGTGA